Below is a genomic region from Pseudomonas extremaustralis.
TCTCCGGATCAAAGTCTGTTTGCCGACTCCCCGAAGCTTTTCGCAGGCTACCACGTCTTTCATCGCCTCTGACTGCCAAGGCATCCACCGTATGCGCTTCTTCACTTGACCATATAACCCCAAGCAATCTGGTTATACTGTGAAGACGACATTCGCCGAAAATTCGCAATTACTCACAAATTTTACCTTAGCCTGATCCGTTACCAGTGAAAGTAACGTTCAGTCTATCTTTCTATCACATACCCAAATTTTTAAAGAACGATCTAATCAAAGACTAGAAATCAACATTCACCATCACATTGATGGAATGCTCATTTCTAAGCTTTCAACTTCTAGAAGCAGTAGTGGTGGAGCCAAACGGGATCGAACCGTTGACCTCCTGCGTGCAAGGCAGGCGCTCTCCCAGCTGAGCTATGGCCCCGTATTTCTACAGGCGTTTCCCACACAAAATTGGTGGGTCTGGGCAGATTCGAACTGCCGACCTCACCCTTATCAGGGGTGCGCTCTAACCAACTGAGCTACAGACCCAATTTCGGGCTGCTTCTTATCGTCTTCTTCAATGAATCAAGCAATTCGTGTGGGAACTTATGGAGCAGCTGATGTCGTCGATTAAGGAGGTGATCCAGCCGCAGGTTCCCCTACGGCTACCTTGTTACGACTTCACCCCAGTCATGAATCACACCGTGGTAACCGTCCTCCCGAGGGTTAGACTAGCTACTTCTGGTGCAACCCACTCCCATGGTGTGACGGGCGGTGTGTACAAGGCCCGGGAACGTATTCACCGCGACATTCTGATTCGCGATTACTAGCGATTCCGACTTCACGCAGTCGAGTTGCAGACTGCGATCCGGACTACGATCGGTTTTCTGGGATTAGCTCCACCTCGCGGCTTGGCAACCCTCTGTACCGACCATTGTAGCACGTGTGTAGCCCAGGCCGTAAGGGCCATGATGACTTGACGTCATCCCCACCTTCCTCCGGTTTGTCACCGGCAGTCTCCTTAGAGTGCCCACCATTACGTGCTGGTAACTAAGGACAAGGGTTGCGCTCGTTACGGGACTTAACCCAACATCTCACGACACGAGCTGACGACAGCCATGCAGCACCTGTCTCAATGTTCCCGAAGGCACCAATCTATCTCTAGAAAGTTCATTGGATGTCAAGGCCTGGTAAGGTTCTTCGCGTTGCTTCGAATTAAACCACATGCTCCACCGCTTGTGCGGGCCCCCGTCAATTCATTTGAGTTTTAACCTTGCGGCCGTACTCCCCAGGCGGTCAACTTAATGCGTTAGCTGCGCCACTAAGAGCTCAAGGCTCCCAACGGCTAGTTGACATCGTTTACGGCGTGGACTACCAGGGTATCTAATCCTGTTTGCTCCCCACGCTTTCGCACCTCAGTGTCAGTATCAGTCCAGGTGGTCGCCTTCGCCACTGGTGTTCCTTCCTATATCTACGCATTTCACCGCTACACAGGAAATTCCACCACCCTCTACCATACTCTAGTCAGTCAGTTTTGAATGCAGTTCCCAGGTTGAGCCCGGGGATTTCACATCCAACTTAACAAACCACCTACGCGCGCTTTACGCCCAGTAATTCCGATTAACGCTTGCACCCTCTGTATTACCGCGGCTGCTGGCACAGAGTTAGCCGGTGCTTATTCTGTCGGTAACGTCAAAACAATCACGTATTAGGTAACTGCCCTTCCTCCCAACTTAAAGTGCTTTACAATCCGAAGACCTTCTTCACACACGCGGCATGGCTGGATCAGGCTTTCGCCCATTGTCCAATATTCCCCACTGCTGCCTCCCGTAGGAGTCTGGACCGTGTCTCAGTTCCAGTGTGACTGATCATCCTCTCAGACCAGTTACGGATCGTCGCCTTGGTGAGCCATTACCTCACCAACTAGCTAATCCGACCTAGGCTCATCTGATAGCGCAAGGCCCGAAGGTCCCCTGCTTTCTCCCGTAGGACGTATGCGGTATTAGCGTCCGTTTCCGAACGTTATCCCCCACTACCAGGCAGATTCCTAGGCATTACTCACCCGTCCGCCGCTCTCAAGAGAAGCAAGCTTCTCTCTACCGCTCGACTTGCATGTGTTAGGCCTGCCGCCAGCGTTCAATCTGAGCCATGATCAAACTCTTCAGTTCAAACATCTTTGGGTTTTTAAGAAACCCTAAACTTGGCTCAGCAATCGTTGGTTACATCTTTGATTTCTCGCGGAGTAACTTGTGATGCTGATAATCTTGTTGACTATCAGTCTGACTCCACAAGCACCCACACGAATTGCTTGATTCAGTTGTTAAAGAGCAGTTGGTTAAGATCTTTCGTCTCAACCGAGGCGCGCATTCTACAGCAGCCTCATTTGCTGTCAAGTGATTATTTTCAGAAGTTTTCGAGGTTTTCCTCAACAACTTCAACCACTTGCGCTTCCGATCTCTCGTTAGCGGGAGGCGAATTCTACAGCGTTACACGCTGCTGTCAACACCTCTTTTTCTCCGCTTTCGACCGAGAGGATCGAAACGTTAATAGAGCCAAACTACACTGCCCTACCAACTCCTTCTGGGCCTCGATAAACTGAAGCAGGTCGCTGTCGAATCTCGCATAACTCTTTGTTTACCAAGGAGTTTTCCATTTCGACTGCGCCGGAAGTGGGGCGAATTATAGACTTCCAGAATCTGCCGTCAACCTTTAATTTTGCCTTTCTATCAATTAGTTAGAGTTGATTAAAAAACCATCAATCCGACGCCTCTACGCTTCTATATAGAAGAGACTACTTAGATAACACCCAATTCTCTCAATGAGGCGACATTCGCCGCCCCCAACCCCAATACATCCTGTAACACCCGTTCGGTGTGCTCTCCCAATAAAGGAGGCGCGCTCCGGTATTCCACAGGAGTCTTGGACAGACGGATCGGACTCGCGACCTGAGGCACCATCCCTGCCAACGCATGAGGCAACTCGAGAGCCAAACCCCGAGCCTTGACCTGCGGGTCGGCAAACACCTGCGCCAGATCATTGATAGGCCCACAAGGTACGCCAACCTGCTCCAGCAGCGAGACCCACTCAGTCGTCGTCTTGAAGACCGTAGCCTGGCGAATCAATGGGATCAGCTCTGCACGGTTAGCCACCCGCACCTTGTTAGTAGAGAAACGCGGATCGTCAGCCCACTGCGGGTGCCCGGCCACCTCTGCAAACTTGCGGAACTGCCCGTCATTACCCACCGTCAGGATGAAATCACCATCGGCAGTGGGGAAGTCCTGATAAGGCACGATATTCGGATGGGCATTGCCAAGCCGCCTGGGTGGCAACCCCGTTGTCAGGTAATTCATGGCTTGGTTAGCCAGACACGCCACCTGAACATCGAGCAGCGCCATATCGATATGCTGCCCACCGCCCTCATGATCCCGATGAGCCAGCGCTGCCAGGATCGCCACGGTCGAATAAAGCCCCGTGAGAATATCAGTCAACGCCACGCCAACTTTCACCGGCCCGGCGCCATCATCCCCCTCGGGTCGACCGGTCAGACTCATCAGCCCACCCAACCCCTGGATCATAAAGTCATAACCTGCGCGCGCCGCGTAGGGCCCCGTCTGGCCAAAGCCCGTGATCGAGCAATAGATCAACTCCGGATTGGCCTCCTTGAGCGACTCGTAGTCCAGCCCATATGCCGCAAGCCCACCCACCTTGAAGTTCTCGATCAGGATGTCGGACTTGGCCGCCAGATCGCGCACCAGCTTCTGCCCTTCAGGCCGCGTGAAGTCGATAGTCACCGACTCTTTATTGCGATTGGCCGACAGGTAGTACGCCGCCTCACTGGTGTTTTCACCGTTGGCATCTTTAAGGAAGGGCGGCCCCCAGGCGCGCGTGTCGTCACCGCTACCGGGCCGTTCGACCTTGATGACCTCAGCCCCCAGGTCTGCAAGGATCTGCCCGGCCCAGGGGCCCGCGAGCACTCGCGATAAATCCAGTACCCGCAGGTGGGAAAGCGCGCCCATGCCCATGCTCCTATTAATAGAACGCCTGAAGACCGGTTTGCGCACGCCCCAGAATCAAGGCATGCACGTCATGAGTACCTTCATAGGTATTCACCACCTCCAGATTGACCAAGTGTCGTGCCACCCCGAACTCATCGGAGATACCGTTGCCACCCAGCATGTCCCGCGCCATACGAGCGATGTCCAGGGACTTGCCGCAAGAATTGCGCTTCATGATCGAGGTAATCTCGACCGCCGCCGTGCCCTCATCCTTCATCCGCCCCAAACGCAGGCAACCTTGCAGAGCCAGGGTGATCTCGGTCTGCATGTCGGCGAGCTTCTTCTGGATCAACTGTGTAGCCGCCAATGGACGACCGAACTGCTGACGATCAAGGGTGTATTGGCGAGCGGTGTGCCAGCAGGATTCGGCAGCGCCCAACGCACCCCAGGAGATGCCGTAACGCGCTGAGTTAAGACAGGTAAAGGGCCCCTTCAAACCACGCACGTCCGGAAAGATGTTCTCTTCTGGCACAAATACATTGTCCATGACGATTTCGCCGGTGATGGAGGCTCGCAGGCCGACCTTGCCGTGAATCGCCGGAGCACTCAGCCCTTTCCAGCCTTTCTCCAGGACAAACCCACGTATATCGCCAGCATCGTCTTTGGCCCAGACCACAAATACATCAGCAATCGGGCTATTGGTGATCCACATCTTGGCGCCGGTCAGGCTGTAGCCGCCATCTACCTTGCGCGCACGCGTAATCATCGCGCCTGGATCGGAACCATGGTTAGGCTCTGTCAGACCGAAGCAACCAATCCATTCGCCCGACGCCAATTTCGGCAAATATTTCTGCTTTTGCGCTTCAGTACCAAACTCATTGATCGGCACCATCACCAAGGAAGACTGCACGCTCATCATCGAACGATAGCCGGAGTCGACCCGCTCCACTTCGCGAGCAATCAGCCCGTAGCTGACATAGTTCAAACCACTGCCGCCGTATTGCTCGGGAATCATCGCGCCGAGCAAGCCGGTTTCGCCCATCTCACGAAAAATGGCCGGGTCGGTCTTTTCATGACGGAAGGCTTCAAGCACGCGAGGTGCCAACTTGTCCTGAGCGAACTGCTCAGCACTGTCGCGCACCATGCGCTCTTCTTCGGTGAGCTGTTGATCCAGCAGCAGTGGATCGATCCAGTTGAAGCTTGCCTTGCCAGCCATGAATAAGTCCTCGTGAAGAAAATCAGAAGTCGTGGATGGAGCCTAGGCCGTACCTACCCATAGAGCAAACGAGGTTTCCGCATAGGCTTGTGCTAATTTGTCACTTCGTAACCATCGTAAAAGGCGCAGAAGCGCTTTATATGTGAGCACAAGGTACATGCGTAGAAAAATCCCCAGCACCACCGCCCTTGTCAGCTTTGAAGCCGCAGCCCGTCACGAGAGCTTTACCAAGGCGGCGCAGGAGCTTTCCATCACCCAAGGCGCTATTTGCCGACAGATCGCCAGCCTTGAGGATTTTTTAAGTGTCGAGCTGTTTCGACGCTCACGGCGCGGAGTGAAACTGACGGAAGCAGGACTGTCTTACAGCCGTCGAGTGGCGACGCAATTGGATGCCGTAGAACGCGATACCTTGTCCGTGATGGGGCAGCAGGGCACGAACGTCATTGAACTGGCCGTGGTGCCCACCTTTGGCACCCAGTGGCTGATCCCACGCCTTAAAGACTTTCAGCGCCAACACCCTGAGGTAACGGTGAACCTCACTAACCGCACCCGCCCTTTTTTGTTTGCCGATACCGAATTCGATGCCGCTATCTACTTCGGTGATGCCGACTGGTCGGGTACCGAATCTCACAGGCTGATGGGAGAAAACCCAGTCCCCGTTTGCAGCCCCAGATTGCTGGGCGCGCGGCCGCACTTCAGCCCACAGGAGATTGCAGAGTTGCCGCTGCTTCAGCAGACCACGCGACCCTATGCCTGGCGCCAATGGTTCAACGCCCAACAGATGAATATCCCTCGCGACATGACAGGCCCTCGTTACGAGCTATTCTCGATGCTGTCCCAAGCCGCCATGCATGACATGGGTATTGCACTGATCCCTCCATTCCTTATCCAACGAGAGTTGGAGGATAAAGACTTGGTGGTCGCCAACCTCGAGGCACTGAGTAGCTCGAAAGCTTATTACTTGATGATTCCAGAGCGGAAAGTCGAATCCGCATCATTGCGCGCATTCAGGGATTGGCTGATCGACCAGTCAGAACGCTACAGCCCCAGCAATTAAAGACCAAAGCGCCAATACTGATCATGTAGTCAGATAATTATTGTTCCTACAGATATATGTTTATGTCGCTTTTAAGCAAACTGTACCGCTTACCTAAAAATTCGGCTAAAAGCCTTATGGATGTTGGCTTGTAGCGACTTTCGCTTACCAATGTCCGACCATTCATGCCGAGCATGGCAAAGGAATCATTATTTGCCGTAAACCCAATAACTCATTGTATTTAAAAAGATTATTTCCTACCGTTGCGGCAATCAGTCACAGGATGACTTGTAGTTAATTTTTCGTCACCCGTCATAATCCCTTGAAGGCCGTAAAGTTCGCCTGCAAAATGCCGCGCCCCGCTGTCATTTCAGCGGGATCGTGCTGATCGGCCGCCCCAGATGCGCCACTCACGGTGCACTGGCCTTTTTACAAGAAGATCAAAAGCAAAAAGATCATGCAGGAGATTTGACGTGCACATTGGTGTTCCTCTCGAAACCCAGACCGGTGAAACGCGGGTGGCTGCCACCCCGGAAACCATCAAAAAGCTGATCGGCCAGGGCCATAAGGTCACTGTACAAAGCGGTGCAGGCATTAAAGCCAGCATCGTCGACAGTGCCTATGAAACGGCAGGTGCAACCATTGGCAGTGCCAACGATGCATTTGGCGCCGAGCTGATCCTCAAAGTGGTTGCCCCCAGCGACAGCGAACTGACGCTGATCAAAAGCGGCACCGTGTTGGTGGGCATGCTCAATCCGTTCAGCAATGAAACCATCGCCAAGCTGGCCGAGCGGGGCGTCACGGCCTTCGCGCTCGAAGCCGCGCCGCGTACTTCGCGGGCCCAGAGCCTTG
It encodes:
- a CDS encoding LysR family transcriptional regulator; this encodes MRRKIPSTTALVSFEAAARHESFTKAAQELSITQGAICRQIASLEDFLSVELFRRSRRGVKLTEAGLSYSRRVATQLDAVERDTLSVMGQQGTNVIELAVVPTFGTQWLIPRLKDFQRQHPEVTVNLTNRTRPFLFADTEFDAAIYFGDADWSGTESHRLMGENPVPVCSPRLLGARPHFSPQEIAELPLLQQTTRPYAWRQWFNAQQMNIPRDMTGPRYELFSMLSQAAMHDMGIALIPPFLIQRELEDKDLVVANLEALSSSKAYYLMIPERKVESASLRAFRDWLIDQSERYSPSN
- a CDS encoding CaiB/BaiF CoA transferase family protein — protein: MGALSHLRVLDLSRVLAGPWAGQILADLGAEVIKVERPGSGDDTRAWGPPFLKDANGENTSEAAYYLSANRNKESVTIDFTRPEGQKLVRDLAAKSDILIENFKVGGLAAYGLDYESLKEANPELIYCSITGFGQTGPYAARAGYDFMIQGLGGLMSLTGRPEGDDGAGPVKVGVALTDILTGLYSTVAILAALAHRDHEGGGQHIDMALLDVQVACLANQAMNYLTTGLPPRRLGNAHPNIVPYQDFPTADGDFILTVGNDGQFRKFAEVAGHPQWADDPRFSTNKVRVANRAELIPLIRQATVFKTTTEWVSLLEQVGVPCGPINDLAQVFADPQVKARGLALELPHALAGMVPQVASPIRLSKTPVEYRSAPPLLGEHTERVLQDVLGLGAANVASLRELGVI
- a CDS encoding acyl-CoA dehydrogenase, producing MAGKASFNWIDPLLLDQQLTEEERMVRDSAEQFAQDKLAPRVLEAFRHEKTDPAIFREMGETGLLGAMIPEQYGGSGLNYVSYGLIAREVERVDSGYRSMMSVQSSLVMVPINEFGTEAQKQKYLPKLASGEWIGCFGLTEPNHGSDPGAMITRARKVDGGYSLTGAKMWITNSPIADVFVVWAKDDAGDIRGFVLEKGWKGLSAPAIHGKVGLRASITGEIVMDNVFVPEENIFPDVRGLKGPFTCLNSARYGISWGALGAAESCWHTARQYTLDRQQFGRPLAATQLIQKKLADMQTEITLALQGCLRLGRMKDEGTAAVEITSIMKRNSCGKSLDIARMARDMLGGNGISDEFGVARHLVNLEVVNTYEGTHDVHALILGRAQTGLQAFY